In Thermococcus alcaliphilus, one DNA window encodes the following:
- a CDS encoding betaine/proline/choline family ABC transporter ATP-binding protein (Members of the family are the ATP-binding subunit of ABC transporters for substrates such as betaine, L-proline or other amino acids, choline, carnitine, etc. The substrate specificity is best determined from the substrate-binding subunit, rather than this subunit, as it interacts with the permease subunit and not with substrate directly.), with protein MLFNRIETVELRDVTKRYGDFTAVDHVNLEIIGGELLILIGPSGSGKTTLLRTINRLIEPDEGEIFINGRNIKEFDVVKLRRSIGYVIQQIGLFPHMTVRDNIGLLLKLEGWSEEEIDKRVKELLHLVALPEDFATRYPHQLSGGQQQRVGLARALALNPPLLLMDEPFGALDPILRKQLQEEFLRIKEVLGRTIVFVTHDIEEAFKLGDRIAIMRKGKLVQVGYPDELVLNPADEFVAKLVNADKKFKHLDTLKVKDLMVDVERYTVEVKKKDELLQWMKDKNIEFAVIVEKGALKGVTDLKSLLKSQDLEEALMEPLVFSPDDSLASALAEMKRRNAFLGVVVEREKPVGILLANEVLLKLL; from the coding sequence ATGCTCTTCAACAGAATAGAGACCGTCGAGCTCAGAGATGTTACAAAAAGATACGGGGATTTCACGGCTGTTGATCATGTCAATCTTGAGATCATAGGCGGTGAACTTTTAATACTCATAGGGCCAAGCGGTTCTGGAAAAACAACTCTTCTGCGAACTATAAACCGCCTTATTGAGCCAGATGAGGGTGAGATCTTTATCAACGGGCGAAACATTAAGGAGTTTGATGTTGTAAAGCTTAGGAGGAGCATTGGTTATGTTATCCAGCAGATAGGACTCTTCCCCCACATGACCGTGAGAGATAACATAGGACTTCTTTTGAAACTGGAGGGCTGGAGTGAGGAAGAGATTGATAAGAGGGTTAAAGAGCTCTTGCACCTCGTAGCTCTTCCTGAAGACTTCGCCACTCGTTATCCTCACCAGCTAAGTGGTGGTCAACAGCAGAGGGTTGGCCTCGCAAGGGCCTTGGCTTTGAACCCTCCCCTCCTCCTTATGGACGAGCCCTTTGGGGCTTTAGACCCTATTTTGAGAAAGCAACTCCAGGAGGAGTTTTTGAGAATAAAAGAAGTTCTTGGAAGGACTATTGTTTTTGTAACCCACGACATAGAGGAGGCCTTCAAGCTCGGCGATAGAATAGCGATAATGAGAAAAGGAAAGCTCGTTCAGGTGGGGTATCCTGACGAGCTAGTGCTTAATCCAGCGGATGAGTTCGTTGCTAAGTTAGTTAATGCGGACAAGAAGTTCAAGCATCTCGACACCCTGAAGGTGAAAGACCTCATGGTGGACGTTGAGAGATACACAGTGGAAGTGAAGAAAAAGGACGAGTTACTCCAGTGGATGAAAGATAAAAACATCGAATTTGCAGTTATAGTGGAAAAAGGAGCACTTAAAGGGGTTACGGATTTAAAATCTCTCTTAAAGTCGCAGGATTTAGAGGAAGCTCTTATGGAGCCCCTTGTATTTTCTCCCGATGATTCACTCGCTTCCGCCTTGGCTGAGATGAAACGCAGGAATGCCTTTCTTGGAGTTGTAGTTGAGAGGGAAAAGCCCGTTGGCATTTTACTTGCTAATGAAGTTCTTTTAAAGCTCTTGTGA
- a CDS encoding ZIP family metal transporter yields MLENFVTSLSTYLLAVSNGSLMMVAFYAGLFVALMTTLGSLLAIISHKMPDWGMDFSLSFAAGVMIVASFTSLILPGIEATGSFVPAGVGILLGIVLIYAIDRFVPHEHLVKGYEGPEELKNKLRVVWLIVLAVIIHNLPEGLAVGTSIVFDLKTGIVTAIAIGIQDFPEGTVVSLPLATLQKKRFQPILMGALSGVAEWVMVLVGAFFFTIFHGLLPYGLGLAGGAMLYVTVKEMIPEIYKHEKNELLVTAGFFLGFYIMLFLDSMLG; encoded by the coding sequence ATGTTAGAAAACTTCGTAACATCATTGAGCACGTACCTTCTTGCAGTTTCCAACGGGAGTCTGATGATGGTTGCTTTTTATGCAGGTCTTTTTGTGGCCTTAATGACGACTCTTGGCTCGTTGCTTGCGATAATTTCCCATAAGATGCCTGATTGGGGCATGGACTTCAGCTTATCTTTTGCCGCTGGGGTAATGATTGTTGCGAGCTTTACGAGTTTAATACTCCCGGGGATTGAAGCCACTGGTAGCTTCGTACCTGCCGGAGTGGGAATTTTGCTCGGAATAGTTCTTATATACGCTATCGACCGCTTTGTACCTCATGAGCATTTGGTTAAAGGCTACGAAGGCCCCGAAGAGCTCAAAAACAAGCTGAGGGTTGTTTGGCTGATAGTTTTGGCAGTTATAATACATAACCTGCCCGAGGGCTTAGCAGTTGGAACATCTATTGTCTTTGACCTAAAGACAGGGATTGTGACGGCAATAGCCATAGGAATACAGGATTTTCCCGAGGGAACGGTTGTTTCATTACCTCTTGCGACTCTTCAAAAGAAAAGGTTCCAGCCCATTCTGATGGGAGCTTTAAGCGGAGTTGCAGAATGGGTTATGGTTCTTGTGGGCGCGTTTTTCTTCACCATATTTCATGGTTTGCTCCCTTATGGTCTTGGTTTAGCAGGGGGAGCAATGCTCTATGTAACGGTGAAGGAAATGATTCCAGAGATTTATAAACACGAGAAGAATGAACTTTTAGTAACTGCTGGCTTTTTCCTAGGTTTTTATATAATGCTCTTCCTTGATTCGATGCTTGGGTAG
- the rbcL gene encoding type III ribulose-bisphosphate carboxylase has product MPEKFDKIYDYYVDKGYEPNKKRDIIAVFRITPAEGYTIEQAAGGVAAESSTGTWTTLYPWYEEERWADLSAKAYDFHDMGDGSWIVKIAYPFHAFEEANLPGLLASIAGNVFGMKRVKGLRLEDLYLPEKIIREFNGPAFGIEGVRKMLEIKDRPLYGVVPKPKVGYSPEEFEKLAYDLLTAGADYMKDDENLTSPWYNRFEERAEIMARIIEKVESETGEKKTWFANITADIREMETRLELLADLGLKHAMVDVVITGWGALEYIRDLAEDYGLAIHGHRAMHATFTRNPYHGISMFVLAKLYRLIGIDQLHVGTAGAGKLEGGKWDVIQNARILRENHYKPDENDVFHLEQKFYHIKPAFPTSSGGLHPGNLPAVIEALGTDIVLQLGGGTLGHPDGPVAGAKAVRQAIDAIMQGISLEEYAKTHKELARALEKWGHVTPI; this is encoded by the coding sequence ATGCCTGAAAAATTTGACAAGATATATGACTACTATGTGGACAAAGGTTATGAGCCCAACAAGAAGAGAGACATCATAGCCGTTTTTAGGATAACTCCGGCTGAGGGATACACAATTGAGCAAGCCGCTGGAGGAGTCGCTGCTGAAAGCTCAACGGGAACATGGACTACCCTCTATCCATGGTATGAGGAAGAAAGGTGGGCGGATTTATCTGCAAAAGCTTACGACTTCCACGACATGGGGGATGGAAGCTGGATAGTTAAGATTGCCTATCCGTTCCACGCTTTTGAAGAAGCCAATTTACCGGGACTTCTTGCGAGCATTGCAGGAAACGTCTTTGGAATGAAGAGAGTGAAAGGTCTCCGCCTTGAAGATCTCTACTTGCCCGAGAAGATTATCAGGGAGTTCAATGGGCCTGCCTTTGGTATAGAGGGAGTAAGGAAGATGCTTGAAATCAAAGATAGGCCCCTTTACGGTGTAGTCCCAAAGCCAAAGGTCGGCTATTCTCCAGAAGAGTTTGAGAAGCTTGCCTACGATCTTCTCACTGCAGGAGCGGACTACATGAAAGACGATGAAAATCTTACAAGTCCATGGTACAACCGCTTCGAGGAGAGAGCAGAGATAATGGCGAGAATAATTGAAAAAGTCGAGAGCGAAACCGGAGAGAAGAAGACATGGTTCGCCAACATAACTGCGGACATAAGGGAAATGGAAACTAGGCTTGAGCTCCTTGCAGACCTTGGACTTAAACATGCGATGGTTGATGTCGTTATAACCGGCTGGGGAGCGTTGGAGTATATAAGGGACTTAGCCGAGGATTACGGCTTGGCTATACACGGACACAGGGCAATGCACGCTACCTTCACAAGAAATCCCTACCACGGAATTTCAATGTTCGTCCTTGCCAAGCTCTACAGGTTGATAGGTATTGACCAGCTCCACGTGGGAACTGCTGGTGCTGGAAAGCTCGAAGGTGGCAAGTGGGACGTTATTCAAAACGCTAGAATCTTAAGGGAGAACCACTACAAGCCCGATGAAAACGACGTATTCCATCTTGAACAGAAGTTCTACCACATAAAACCGGCATTCCCAACGAGCTCCGGTGGATTACATCCGGGCAACCTGCCAGCGGTCATAGAGGCTCTTGGAACCGACATTGTTCTCCAGCTCGGTGGAGGAACCCTCGGTCATCCGGACGGACCTGTTGCTGGAGCTAAGGCGGTAAGACAGGCAATAGATGCCATAATGCAGGGAATATCTCTAGAAGAATATGCAAAGACCCATAAAGAGCTCGCAAGGGCTTTAGAAAAGTGGGGGCATGTGACTCCGATTTGA
- a CDS encoding glycine betaine ABC transporter substrate-binding protein has protein sequence MNRFGALALAGLIVVAFLSGCIGQKEEVPTIVIGSKPFNEQYILAHMIALLLEENGFKAEVKEGLGGTLVNYEALKRGQIHVYVEYTGTAYNNILKLDPPEKWDPDYVYEKSKEEMLKRDGVLTLVKLGFRDDYAIAVKKEFAEKNNLEKLSDLAPYAPKMTLGTDPEFATRPDGLPRIKEVYGFTFGEVKQMEPTLMYEAIKNGQVDAISAYTTDARVDLFGLKILEDDKGALPPYDAVILIKKEFADKYPEVVEVLKKLEGLIDTDTMRELNYQYDVEKKDAREIAREFLIEKGLLKG, from the coding sequence ATGAACAGGTTTGGTGCATTGGCTTTAGCTGGTTTGATTGTAGTCGCTTTTTTAAGCGGTTGCATTGGCCAGAAGGAAGAAGTTCCCACTATAGTGATAGGTTCTAAGCCCTTTAACGAGCAGTACATCTTAGCCCACATGATAGCTCTTCTCCTTGAGGAGAACGGCTTCAAGGCAGAGGTTAAGGAGGGCCTTGGAGGGACTTTGGTTAATTATGAAGCCTTGAAGAGGGGGCAGATTCACGTCTATGTAGAATATACGGGAACTGCCTACAACAACATCCTCAAGCTCGATCCCCCGGAGAAGTGGGATCCCGACTACGTCTATGAGAAAAGCAAGGAAGAGATGTTAAAACGTGATGGCGTTCTAACCCTTGTAAAGCTTGGTTTTAGAGACGATTATGCAATAGCCGTTAAGAAAGAATTTGCAGAGAAGAACAACTTAGAAAAACTCAGTGATCTTGCTCCATACGCACCTAAGATGACATTAGGAACCGACCCGGAGTTTGCGACGAGACCGGACGGCCTGCCTAGGATTAAGGAGGTTTACGGATTCACCTTTGGGGAAGTAAAGCAGATGGAGCCAACGCTTATGTACGAGGCAATAAAGAACGGACAGGTTGATGCCATCTCCGCCTACACGACCGATGCGAGGGTCGACCTATTCGGCCTCAAAATCCTCGAGGACGATAAAGGAGCTCTACCGCCCTACGATGCCGTCATACTCATCAAGAAGGAGTTCGCCGACAAATATCCGGAAGTAGTGGAAGTCCTCAAGAAGCTCGAGGGGCTCATTGACACTGACACGATGAGAGAACTTAACTACCAGTACGACGTGGAGAAGAAGGATGCGAGGGAAATAGCGAGAGAGTTTTTAATTGAGAAAGGCCTCCTTAAGGGCTGA